In a genomic window of Streptomyces koelreuteriae:
- a CDS encoding nuclease-related domain-containing protein — translation MEPLFEDLARNRPGDAVRRKIRELQPNPVLRLLDRWRTESEIRSWSDGLTGERITGKRLNSLRARGWFILHAVQWATGADIDHLAIGPAGVFSINSKRHRDKSVWYGDTAITVNGAVQRHIAISQSEARRVSRALSRRSGIDVPVRPVISVVHAANLTVKNANPPVLVLAVEHLDRVLSGLSPMLDANQVAHIYGVARDARTWAA, via the coding sequence GTGGAGCCGTTATTCGAGGACTTGGCACGGAATCGGCCGGGCGACGCGGTGCGCCGCAAGATCCGTGAGTTACAGCCGAACCCAGTGCTGAGACTGCTTGATCGCTGGCGCACTGAGTCCGAGATCCGTAGCTGGTCCGACGGCCTTACAGGCGAGCGCATCACCGGCAAACGGCTGAACAGCCTGCGGGCCCGTGGCTGGTTCATCCTCCATGCCGTCCAGTGGGCGACCGGCGCGGACATCGATCACCTTGCCATCGGCCCGGCTGGAGTCTTCTCCATCAACTCCAAACGGCACCGGGACAAGTCCGTCTGGTACGGCGACACCGCGATCACAGTGAATGGGGCCGTGCAGCGACACATCGCAATCAGTCAGTCCGAGGCACGTCGTGTGTCCCGCGCCTTGTCCCGACGCTCTGGAATCGACGTGCCCGTTCGCCCCGTGATCTCCGTGGTGCACGCAGCGAACCTCACGGTCAAGAACGCGAACCCTCCCGTGCTCGTACTGGCTGTCGAGCATCTCGACCGGGTCTTGTCAGGCCTATCGCCGATGCTCGACGCCAACCAGGTGGCGCACATCTACGGTGTGGCGAGGGATGCGCGGACCTGGGCTGCCTGA
- a CDS encoding GntR family transcriptional regulator yields MATQGSGRQPKYQRIADELREAIQAGEYGPGDRLPGENDLMATYDVARMTARQALGVLQNEGLAESRKGAGVFVRSFKPLRRRGIQRLSRDQWGSGRSIWSADIGDRTLVVDQVQVTDEAAPDRINQVLGIEASASACVRSRRFVLDDKPVLLSTSYLPADLVAGSAITQEDTGPGGTYARLAELGYKPVHFREEIRSRMPSQEEASRLQLSTGTPVIMICRTAFADEGRPVEVNEMILDANSYVLEYDFDA; encoded by the coding sequence ATGGCCACCCAGGGCAGCGGCCGCCAGCCGAAGTACCAGCGCATCGCCGACGAACTGCGGGAAGCGATCCAGGCTGGCGAATACGGCCCAGGCGATCGGCTACCAGGTGAGAACGACCTCATGGCCACGTACGACGTGGCCCGCATGACCGCGAGGCAAGCACTTGGGGTGCTCCAGAACGAGGGCTTGGCCGAGTCCCGCAAGGGCGCAGGCGTGTTCGTGCGCTCCTTCAAACCGCTGAGGCGGCGGGGCATACAACGGCTGTCCCGGGATCAGTGGGGCTCTGGACGCTCGATCTGGTCGGCGGACATTGGGGACCGCACACTGGTCGTCGACCAGGTGCAGGTCACTGATGAGGCTGCACCCGATCGCATCAATCAGGTGCTCGGTATCGAGGCCAGCGCCTCGGCTTGCGTGCGGAGCCGCCGCTTCGTGCTGGACGACAAGCCCGTCCTGCTGTCTACGTCTTACCTGCCTGCCGACCTAGTGGCCGGTTCAGCGATCACGCAGGAGGACACCGGGCCCGGCGGCACGTACGCCCGCTTGGCGGAGCTTGGCTACAAGCCTGTGCACTTCCGTGAGGAAATCCGCTCTCGGATGCCGTCGCAGGAGGAAGCCAGCCGACTCCAGCTCTCCACGGGCACTCCCGTGATCATGATCTGCCGCACGGCATTCGCGGACGAGGGGCGCCCTGTCGAGGTGAACGAGATGATCCTTGACGCTAACTCGTACGTGCTGGAGTACGACTTCGACGCCTGA
- a CDS encoding SCO3933 family regulatory protein, which translates to MPSFKIDTSTAVVFVATAPEPKMVNKKTGERAVDRDNPAVGLSTVGLLVSDEGEGNLYQVTVPETGLPEGLAPGMPVRVVGLKARDWENEFNGQKRHGISFRAVAITTVA; encoded by the coding sequence ATGCCGTCGTTCAAGATCGACACGTCGACCGCCGTGGTGTTCGTCGCGACTGCGCCGGAGCCGAAGATGGTCAACAAGAAGACCGGTGAGCGGGCCGTGGACCGGGACAACCCCGCCGTGGGTCTGTCGACCGTGGGTCTGCTGGTCTCGGATGAGGGGGAGGGGAACCTGTACCAGGTGACCGTTCCGGAGACGGGCCTTCCCGAGGGGCTTGCCCCGGGAATGCCGGTGCGGGTGGTCGGCCTGAAGGCGCGTGACTGGGAGAACGAGTTCAATGGCCAGAAGCGTCACGGCATCTCGTTCCGCGCGGTCGCGATCACGACGGTGGCCTGA
- a CDS encoding FtsK/SpoIIIE domain-containing protein — translation MTDLPTWLELGTAAAGAGGLGYAKVRAPRVYWSLVGLPVTWGRFTWSYRNTMEVCGLTVQPSGFRAFVKRNVARSEVRPVPPKVRRVRPTTTGLRVTLRLPAGLEPADIAASSERLRHAFGVRSVRVTETKPGYVELRMTGYDVLARVKLPRKAQPRDLVVPVALSEDGTVFERDYRKVPMALTLGATLSGKSMYQRNLIKGLAQLPVALVGIDCKRGVEHGRYAPRLSALATDLSSAGRLIDALVAEMEERFDLLSLYGVSDMWELPAHVRPVPLVVLIDEVAELFFVISKKDEPERDRVVMQLVRLGQMARAIGIYLEVCGQRFGSDQGKGATALRAQLTGRVVHRVNDKASADMGLGDISPEAVLAATSIQADRPGVAVAGDTSGGWSRIRTPQVTPNEAAAVCRQFSHLTPELPFLAPFRPVGSGIVPPMPTTPPRVPQSVTE, via the coding sequence ATGACTGACCTGCCTACCTGGCTGGAGTTAGGCACGGCGGCGGCTGGTGCCGGTGGGCTCGGCTACGCCAAGGTCCGTGCCCCGCGCGTGTACTGGTCGCTGGTCGGTCTCCCGGTCACCTGGGGCCGGTTCACGTGGTCCTACCGCAACACGATGGAGGTGTGCGGGCTGACGGTGCAGCCGTCCGGTTTCCGTGCCTTCGTCAAGCGCAACGTGGCCCGTAGCGAGGTGCGGCCGGTGCCGCCGAAGGTTCGCCGGGTCCGTCCGACCACCACGGGCCTGCGGGTCACGCTCCGGCTGCCCGCCGGTCTGGAGCCCGCCGACATCGCCGCGTCGTCGGAGCGTCTTCGGCACGCCTTCGGGGTCCGGTCGGTGCGGGTCACCGAGACCAAGCCCGGCTACGTTGAGCTGCGGATGACCGGCTATGACGTGCTCGCCCGGGTCAAGCTTCCGCGCAAGGCACAGCCCCGTGACCTGGTGGTCCCGGTCGCGCTGTCCGAGGACGGCACGGTCTTCGAGCGGGACTACCGCAAGGTCCCCATGGCGCTGACCCTGGGCGCCACGCTGTCCGGCAAGTCCATGTACCAACGAAACCTGATCAAAGGCCTGGCTCAGCTCCCTGTCGCGCTGGTCGGTATCGACTGCAAGCGCGGTGTCGAGCACGGGCGTTACGCGCCGCGTCTGTCGGCTCTGGCCACCGATCTGTCTTCGGCCGGGCGCCTGATAGACGCGCTCGTCGCGGAGATGGAAGAGCGCTTTGACCTGCTCTCCCTGTACGGGGTCTCGGACATGTGGGAACTGCCCGCTCACGTCCGTCCCGTGCCGCTGGTCGTGCTGATCGATGAGGTGGCGGAGCTGTTCTTCGTGATCTCCAAGAAGGATGAGCCGGAGCGTGACCGTGTGGTCATGCAGTTGGTCCGCCTGGGTCAGATGGCCCGTGCGATCGGCATCTATCTGGAGGTGTGCGGGCAGCGCTTCGGCTCCGACCAGGGCAAGGGGGCCACCGCCCTGCGTGCTCAGCTCACGGGCCGGGTCGTGCACCGCGTGAATGACAAGGCCAGTGCGGACATGGGCCTGGGCGACATCTCCCCGGAGGCGGTCCTGGCGGCCACGTCCATCCAGGCTGATCGTCCGGGTGTGGCGGTGGCCGGTGACACCTCCGGTGGCTGGTCCCGCATCCGCACCCCGCAGGTCACTCCGAACGAGGCGGCGGCCGTGTGCCGGCAGTTCTCCCACCTCACCCCGGAGTTGCCGTTTCTGGCTCCGTTCCGCCCGGTCGGCTCGGGGATCGTTCCGCCGATGCCGACGACTCCGCCCCGGGTGCCGCAGTCCGTCACCGAGTAA
- a CDS encoding DUF2637 domain-containing protein, whose translation MTAKVRPDFVLVQAVIAGALSFAHLHDLAEAAGQTGWKAWAYPVSVDLLLVAAWRRLRTARRDRSAWTWFVIALTASLGANIATAGLLDLADVPAWLRILVAGWPALAFLGGTLLVHSPAEPAAPAQPVEESAAPEVETHRVDEPEPVPEIATPEPVPALPEAPAPVVPPALIDHARKVATDHRTRTGTDIDTATLRTRLGIPEDLAGAIVAQLA comes from the coding sequence ATGACCGCCAAGGTCCGCCCGGATTTCGTACTCGTACAGGCCGTGATCGCTGGTGCCCTGTCCTTCGCCCACCTGCACGACCTTGCCGAAGCGGCCGGTCAGACCGGCTGGAAGGCCTGGGCCTACCCGGTCTCCGTCGATCTGCTGTTGGTCGCTGCCTGGCGCAGGTTGCGCACGGCACGCCGCGACCGCTCGGCCTGGACCTGGTTCGTCATCGCGCTGACCGCGTCGCTCGGCGCGAACATCGCCACCGCGGGACTGCTCGACCTGGCCGACGTGCCTGCCTGGCTGCGCATCCTCGTCGCTGGCTGGCCCGCTCTGGCCTTCCTCGGCGGAACCCTGCTGGTCCACTCGCCCGCTGAACCGGCCGCACCTGCGCAGCCTGTGGAGGAATCGGCCGCGCCGGAGGTCGAGACGCATCGTGTCGATGAGCCCGAGCCGGTACCGGAGATCGCCACACCGGAGCCCGTACCGGCCTTGCCCGAAGCGCCCGCACCGGTGGTGCCTCCGGCGCTGATTGACCACGCCCGCAAGGTCGCCACTGACCACCGCACCCGCACCGGCACCGATATCGACACCGCCACCCTGCGCACCCGGCTCGGCATCCCTGAAGACCTCGCCGGGGCGATCGTCGCTCAACTCGCCTGA
- a CDS encoding mobile element transfer protein — MRPNRFYDVIRIGPVKVGSFNNGRGQTRHTAACTAPKCGFSNEYGDRSAAELAARTHRCTT, encoded by the coding sequence ATGCGCCCGAACCGCTTCTACGACGTGATCCGCATCGGTCCCGTCAAGGTCGGCTCCTTCAACAACGGCCGGGGCCAGACCCGGCACACCGCCGCCTGCACCGCGCCGAAGTGCGGCTTCTCCAACGAGTACGGCGACCGCTCGGCGGCCGAACTCGCCGCCCGCACCCACCGCTGCACCACCTGA
- a CDS encoding phosphoadenosine phosphosulfate reductase, protein MNTEPRSQQLRTFSFGGGWQSMAALVLAAQGRLDFRTFLFANVGADSENPATLHYFEQYAAPFAAAHGLDLIELHRETKNGTETIRQRIIRSNGSRQTIPVFLTNGKPGSRVCTKEFKILVTGAWLKAHGATADNRATVAMGISLDEIGRANESKAMPYERLVYPLLDLKVRRADCPRIIRSAGLPVPPKSSCDFCPMRKIPEWQAMHEHDPERFARACEVEDTINANLAAKGKRPVFLTRTGRPLRELFKAGVQVPLFDTDDEACDSGWCWT, encoded by the coding sequence GTGAACACCGAGCCACGCAGCCAGCAACTGCGCACCTTCAGCTTCGGCGGCGGCTGGCAGTCCATGGCCGCGCTCGTCCTCGCTGCACAGGGCCGCCTGGACTTCCGCACCTTCCTGTTCGCCAACGTCGGTGCCGACAGCGAGAACCCCGCGACGCTGCACTACTTCGAGCAGTACGCGGCTCCCTTCGCGGCGGCCCACGGCCTCGACCTGATCGAACTGCACCGCGAGACCAAGAACGGCACCGAGACGATCCGCCAGCGCATCATCCGCAGCAACGGCAGCCGCCAGACCATCCCGGTCTTCCTGACCAACGGCAAACCCGGCTCCCGGGTCTGCACGAAAGAGTTCAAGATCCTCGTCACCGGCGCCTGGCTGAAGGCTCACGGCGCCACTGCCGACAACCGCGCCACTGTCGCGATGGGCATCAGCCTCGACGAGATCGGCCGCGCCAACGAATCCAAGGCCATGCCGTACGAGCGGCTCGTCTACCCGCTACTTGACCTGAAGGTCCGACGGGCGGACTGCCCGCGCATCATCCGCTCCGCGGGCCTGCCCGTACCGCCCAAGAGTTCCTGCGACTTCTGCCCGATGCGGAAGATCCCCGAATGGCAGGCCATGCACGAGCACGACCCCGAGAGGTTCGCCCGGGCCTGCGAGGTTGAAGACACCATCAACGCCAACCTTGCTGCCAAGGGGAAGCGTCCGGTCTTCCTCACCCGTACCGGCCGCCCGCTGCGGGAGCTGTTCAAGGCCGGTGTCCAAGTTCCTCTCTTCGACACCGACGATGAGGCCTGCGACAGCGGGTGGTGCTGGACATGA
- the repSA gene encoding replication initiator protein RepSA, which produces MTDTATMAGLDPATLADVLRVAGSPGFDRIQEQIRRTGGCSDPIHLQGATVTRDKVTGQVLHSYSTDTEPGGRLRVACGNRRASRCPACAWTYAGDTYHLIRAGLVGDPDKGTPHTIRDHPRVFATLTAPSFGPVHNRPGNRPCRCGQGHGEDAPELGTPLDATTYDYAGAVLWNNYASELWRYFTIYLRREIAKRAGLTQKTAKEQSRVSFGKVAEYQKRGAVHFHAVIRFDGPDGPDDPPPTWATLDLLTDSIHAAAARASVDVSAAGDQPDRTLRWGTQLDVQPIGAFGHGEEITEQAVASYVAKYATKAAETTGTVDRRIGNKEALVLLGVPDHPRRLIEACLDLHPLYPDRKLRDWAHMLGFRGHFSTKSRQYSTTLGALRQTRADYRAAQQRAALGLPDPDDSPGATTLTLAHWTYAGHGYTPGESWLAATIRRDIQLNRETAREALADLRQEGEHDHE; this is translated from the coding sequence ATGACCGACACCGCCACCATGGCGGGCCTGGACCCGGCCACCCTCGCCGACGTGCTGAGGGTGGCCGGGTCTCCCGGCTTCGACCGCATCCAAGAACAGATCCGCCGCACTGGCGGCTGCTCCGACCCCATCCACCTGCAAGGCGCCACAGTCACCCGCGACAAGGTCACCGGGCAGGTCCTGCACTCCTACTCGACCGACACCGAGCCCGGCGGTCGGCTCCGGGTCGCCTGCGGCAACCGCCGGGCCTCCCGCTGCCCGGCCTGCGCCTGGACCTACGCCGGAGACACCTACCACCTCATCCGCGCCGGACTCGTCGGCGACCCCGACAAGGGCACCCCGCACACGATCCGGGACCACCCCCGGGTCTTCGCCACCCTGACCGCTCCCTCTTTCGGCCCGGTCCACAACCGGCCCGGCAACCGGCCCTGCCGCTGCGGCCAAGGCCACGGCGAGGACGCGCCCGAACTCGGCACCCCGCTCGACGCCACGACATACGACTACGCCGGGGCCGTGCTGTGGAACAACTACGCCTCGGAGCTGTGGCGTTACTTCACGATCTACCTGCGCCGGGAGATCGCCAAGCGGGCCGGACTGACCCAGAAGACAGCCAAGGAACAGTCCCGCGTCTCCTTCGGCAAGGTCGCCGAGTACCAGAAGCGCGGAGCCGTCCACTTCCACGCCGTGATCCGCTTCGACGGACCCGACGGGCCCGACGACCCGCCGCCGACCTGGGCCACCCTCGACCTGCTCACCGACTCCATCCACGCTGCCGCCGCCCGCGCATCGGTCGACGTTTCCGCCGCCGGTGATCAGCCGGACCGCACGCTTCGCTGGGGCACGCAGCTCGACGTGCAGCCGATCGGCGCCTTCGGCCACGGCGAAGAGATCACCGAACAGGCCGTCGCCTCCTACGTCGCCAAGTACGCCACCAAGGCCGCCGAGACCACCGGCACCGTCGACCGCCGCATCGGCAACAAGGAAGCCCTGGTCCTGCTCGGCGTGCCCGACCACCCCCGCCGCCTCATCGAAGCCTGCCTGGATCTGCACCCGCTCTACCCGGACCGCAAGCTCCGGGACTGGGCTCACATGCTCGGCTTCCGCGGCCACTTCTCCACCAAGTCCCGCCAGTACTCCACCACCCTCGGAGCCCTGCGCCAGACCCGCGCCGACTACCGGGCCGCCCAGCAGCGCGCGGCCCTCGGCCTGCCCGACCCGGACGACTCCCCGGGGGCAACCACGCTGACCCTCGCCCACTGGACCTACGCCGGGCACGGCTACACCCCTGGTGAGTCCTGGCTCGCCGCCACGATCCGGCGGGACATCCAGCTGAACCGCGAAACGGCGCGCGAGGCTCTCGCAGACCTGCGCCAGGAAGGAGAGCACGACCATGAATGA
- a CDS encoding excisionase family DNA-binding protein — protein sequence MNERYLNVDQVAELLGTTVRFPRRLIEERRITYVKVGRHVRIPESAVREFIDANTVQPRRRTAVLRGVAA from the coding sequence ATGAATGAGCGGTACCTCAACGTCGACCAGGTCGCCGAGCTGCTCGGCACGACCGTGCGCTTCCCTCGGCGTCTGATCGAAGAGCGGCGCATCACCTACGTGAAGGTCGGCCGCCACGTCCGCATACCCGAGAGCGCGGTCCGCGAGTTCATCGACGCCAACACGGTGCAGCCGCGGCGGCGTACAGCAGTCCTTCGGGGGGTGGCTGCCTGA
- a CDS encoding tyrosine-type recombinase/integrase, which produces MAQKRRHFGRVRKLPSGRYQARYLGPDGQLRPAPETFRTKRDADDWLADKQTELRRGDWHDPDAGKVPFGEYAAAWIKERELTTTTRQLYGSLLRHHLEPAFGGVNVAEISPPLVRRWRADKLAFGTGPTTVAKAYALLRAIMGTAVADQMIRRNPCTIKGASTVHTPERPTATVQEVYDLAEAMQPRYRALVLMAGFLGLRWGELIGLHRRDIDLDHGAVRVRRAVAELFNGQREIKAPKSAAGKRTVAIPAAIIPDILDHLERYAEPGADGRVFIGAKGATPRRNHFNRLWRKASADAGIKNLHFHDLRHTGNTLAASTGASTRELMSRMGHSTARAALIYQHASAERDRLIADALSALVDKGRKTKRKQDPERKGHARDTAD; this is translated from the coding sequence ATGGCACAGAAGCGCCGGCACTTCGGCCGGGTCCGCAAGCTCCCGTCCGGTCGCTATCAGGCTCGCTACCTCGGCCCCGATGGGCAGCTCCGGCCCGCGCCTGAAACGTTCCGCACCAAGAGGGACGCCGACGACTGGCTTGCCGACAAGCAGACCGAGCTGCGGCGCGGCGACTGGCATGACCCCGACGCCGGGAAGGTGCCGTTCGGCGAGTACGCCGCTGCCTGGATCAAGGAACGCGAGCTGACCACCACAACCCGGCAGCTCTACGGCTCGCTCCTGCGGCACCACCTCGAACCCGCCTTCGGGGGCGTCAACGTCGCGGAGATCTCGCCCCCGCTCGTGCGGCGCTGGCGCGCTGACAAGCTCGCCTTTGGCACCGGCCCGACCACGGTCGCCAAGGCCTATGCCCTGCTGCGCGCGATCATGGGCACGGCTGTCGCCGACCAGATGATCAGGCGCAACCCGTGCACGATCAAGGGCGCCAGCACCGTGCACACCCCTGAGCGGCCGACCGCCACCGTGCAGGAGGTCTACGACCTGGCAGAGGCCATGCAGCCCCGCTACCGGGCGCTCGTGCTGATGGCCGGGTTCCTCGGCCTGCGCTGGGGTGAGCTGATCGGCCTGCACCGCCGGGACATCGACCTCGACCACGGGGCCGTACGTGTCCGCCGGGCCGTCGCCGAGCTGTTCAACGGCCAGCGCGAGATCAAGGCACCCAAGAGCGCTGCGGGCAAGCGCACCGTGGCTATCCCGGCCGCGATCATCCCGGACATCCTTGACCACCTGGAGCGGTACGCCGAGCCGGGTGCCGACGGCCGTGTCTTCATCGGTGCCAAGGGAGCGACTCCACGCCGGAACCACTTCAACCGGCTGTGGCGCAAGGCCAGTGCGGATGCCGGGATCAAGAACCTGCATTTCCATGATCTCCGGCACACGGGCAACACCCTCGCCGCGTCGACCGGGGCCAGCACGCGAGAGCTGATGTCCCGCATGGGCCACAGCACTGCCCGGGCCGCGCTGATCTACCAGCACGCGAGCGCCGAACGTGACCGGCTGATCGCCGACGCACTGAGCGCCCTCGTCGACAAGGGCCGGAAGACCAAGAGGAAGCAAGATCCAGAGCGGAAGGGGCACGCGAGGGACACGGCGGACTGA
- the tig gene encoding trigger factor yields the protein MKSAVETLNPTRVRLTVEVPFEELKDSLDAAYKKINQQVTVKGFRKGKVPARVIDQRFGRGAVLEEAVNDALPKFYTDAVNEAELNPLGQPEVDITELKDGETLNFTAEVDIRPSIEIPDYSGIEVEVDAVEVTEEDVDKAVEELRERFASTAPVERAAEDGDVVTIDLEAKVEGEVLEDGVADGVSYTIGSGELLDGIDDAVKGVEAGGEATFTSELKGGSAAGKEAEVTVKVTQVAKRELPELDDEFAQLASEFDTIEELRADSRKRLENMKQYDQATQAQERVLEKLLELVEVPVPDKLLEDEVNTRKHNLEHHQLGQMGLDLEKYLEIQGKTAEEFDAETKEAAVKGIKTQFVLDELVKQEKLNVSQEELTEHLMRRAASSGMSPDQFAQAVVEGGQVPLLVGEVARGKALAVVVEKATVKDTNGEVVDLDDEEDETEASAEETPAAEGAESTEKTEG from the coding sequence GTGAAGAGCGCCGTGGAGACCCTGAACCCGACTCGGGTTCGGCTCACTGTCGAGGTGCCCTTCGAGGAGCTCAAGGACAGCCTCGACGCGGCGTACAAGAAGATCAACCAGCAGGTCACGGTGAAGGGCTTCCGCAAGGGCAAGGTCCCGGCCCGGGTCATCGACCAGCGGTTCGGCCGCGGTGCGGTTCTGGAGGAGGCCGTCAACGACGCGCTGCCGAAGTTCTACACCGACGCGGTCAACGAGGCCGAGCTGAACCCCCTGGGCCAGCCCGAGGTCGACATCACGGAGCTGAAGGACGGCGAGACGCTGAACTTCACCGCCGAGGTCGACATCCGTCCCTCCATCGAGATCCCGGACTACTCCGGCATCGAGGTCGAGGTCGACGCGGTCGAGGTCACCGAGGAGGACGTCGACAAGGCGGTCGAGGAGCTGCGCGAGCGCTTCGCCTCCACCGCCCCGGTCGAGCGTGCCGCCGAGGACGGCGACGTCGTGACGATCGACCTGGAGGCCAAGGTCGAGGGCGAGGTCCTGGAGGACGGCGTCGCCGACGGCGTCTCCTACACCATCGGCTCCGGCGAGCTCCTCGACGGCATCGACGACGCCGTGAAGGGCGTGGAGGCCGGTGGCGAGGCCACCTTCACCTCCGAGCTCAAGGGCGGCTCGGCGGCCGGCAAGGAGGCCGAGGTCACCGTCAAGGTCACCCAGGTCGCCAAGCGCGAACTGCCCGAGCTGGACGACGAGTTCGCTCAGCTCGCCTCCGAGTTCGACACCATCGAGGAGCTGCGCGCCGACAGCCGCAAGCGCCTGGAGAACATGAAGCAGTACGACCAGGCCACGCAGGCCCAGGAGCGTGTCCTGGAGAAGCTGCTCGAGCTGGTCGAGGTGCCGGTCCCGGACAAGCTGCTCGAGGACGAGGTCAACACCCGCAAGCACAACCTCGAGCACCACCAGCTCGGCCAGATGGGCCTCGACCTCGAGAAGTACCTCGAGATCCAGGGCAAGACGGCCGAGGAGTTCGACGCCGAGACCAAGGAAGCCGCGGTCAAGGGCATCAAGACGCAGTTCGTCCTCGACGAGCTCGTCAAGCAGGAGAAGCTGAACGTCAGCCAGGAGGAGCTCACCGAGCACCTCATGCGCCGCGCCGCCTCCTCCGGCATGTCCCCCGACCAGTTCGCCCAGGCCGTCGTCGAGGGCGGTCAGGTTCCGCTCCTGGTCGGCGAGGTCGCCCGCGGCAAGGCCCTGGCCGTCGTGGTCGAGAAGGCCACGGTCAAGGACACCAACGGCGAGGTCGTCGACCTGGACGACGAAGAGGACGAGACCGAGGCCTCCGCCGAGGAGACCCCGGCCGCCGAGGGCGCCGAGTCCACCGAGAAGACCGAGGGCTGA
- a CDS encoding ATP-dependent Clp protease proteolytic subunit, with the protein MPSAAGEPSIGGGLGDQVYNRLLNERIIFLGQPVDDDIANKITAQLLLLAADPDKDIYLYINSPGGSITAGMAIYDTMQFIKNDVVTIAMGLAASMGQFLLSAGTPGKRFALPNAEILIHQPSAGLAGSASDIKIHAERLLHTKKRMAELTSQHTGQSVEQITRDSDRDRWFDAFEAKEYGLIDDVIPTAAGMPGGGGTGA; encoded by the coding sequence ATGCCCTCCGCCGCCGGCGAGCCTTCCATCGGTGGTGGCCTCGGTGACCAGGTCTACAACCGGCTGCTCAACGAGCGGATCATCTTCCTCGGCCAGCCGGTCGACGACGACATTGCGAACAAGATCACCGCACAGCTGCTGCTCCTTGCCGCGGATCCCGACAAGGACATCTACCTCTACATCAACAGCCCCGGCGGTTCGATCACGGCCGGTATGGCGATCTACGACACGATGCAGTTCATCAAGAACGACGTGGTGACGATCGCGATGGGTCTCGCGGCCTCGATGGGGCAGTTCCTGCTCAGCGCGGGCACCCCCGGCAAGCGCTTCGCGCTGCCGAACGCCGAGATCCTGATCCACCAGCCCTCCGCCGGTCTGGCCGGTTCGGCCTCCGACATCAAGATCCACGCCGAGCGGCTGCTGCACACCAAGAAGCGCATGGCCGAGCTCACGTCCCAGCACACGGGCCAGTCGGTCGAGCAGATCACCCGCGACTCGGACCGCGACCGCTGGTTCGACGCCTTCGAGGCCAAGGAGTACGGCCTCATCGACGACGTCATCCCGACGGCCGCAGGTATGCCGGGCGGCGGCGGCACCGGGGCCTGA
- a CDS encoding ATP-dependent Clp protease proteolytic subunit, giving the protein MNQFPGSGIYDRMNAAQDTSGSQGRYTGPQAESRYIIPRFVERTSQGIREYDPYAKLFEERVIFLGVQIDDASANDVMAQLLCLESMDPDRDISVYINSPGGSFTALTAIYDTMQYVKPDIQTVCMGQAASAAAVLLAAGTAGKRMALPNARVLIHQPYSETGRGQVSDLEIAANEILRMRSQLEEMLAKHSTTPVEKIREDIERDKILTAEDALSYGLIDQVISTRKMDNSSLR; this is encoded by the coding sequence GTGAACCAGTTCCCCGGAAGCGGGATCTACGACCGTATGAACGCCGCGCAGGACACGAGCGGCTCGCAGGGCCGCTACACCGGCCCCCAGGCCGAGTCCCGCTACATCATTCCGCGCTTCGTCGAGCGCACCTCCCAGGGCATCCGCGAGTACGACCCGTACGCGAAGCTCTTCGAGGAGCGTGTGATCTTCCTCGGCGTCCAGATCGACGACGCCTCCGCCAACGACGTCATGGCGCAGCTGCTGTGCCTGGAGTCGATGGACCCCGACCGTGACATCTCGGTCTACATCAACAGCCCCGGCGGCTCCTTCACGGCGCTCACCGCGATCTACGACACGATGCAGTACGTGAAGCCGGACATCCAGACGGTCTGCATGGGCCAGGCCGCCTCCGCCGCCGCCGTCCTGCTGGCCGCCGGCACGGCGGGCAAGCGCATGGCCCTGCCGAACGCGCGCGTGCTGATCCACCAGCCGTACAGCGAGACCGGCCGCGGTCAGGTCTCCGACCTGGAGATCGCCGCGAACGAGATCCTCCGGATGCGTTCGCAGCTGGAGGAGATGCTGGCCAAGCACTCCACCACGCCGGTCGAGAAGATCCGCGAGGACATCGAGCGCGACAAGATCCTCACGGCCGAGGACGCGCTGAGCTACGGACTGATCGACCAGGTCATCAGCACCCGGAAGATGGACAACTCGAGCCTGCGCTGA